One window of Candidatus Eremiobacteraceae bacterium genomic DNA carries:
- a CDS encoding MOSC domain-containing protein, with the protein MRVTQLWRYPVKSMRGELLLSTRFERGGIPFDRRYALLDETPQSAHRGKATTATQFPAMLGYGARVTDDSVVVRLPDGAVTGITEAAVAERLSQDTGLRLALIDAPDGTNHDEADVLVINEASVRQLALEWGQPVDARRFRPNVVVGGGSAFEEEAWVGRKLRVGSTVLDVASSCVRCSITNVDPETLASDPSFLKMIAQLHRACFGVYCAVSEPGYAGVGDECALLPAGA; encoded by the coding sequence ATGCGCGTTACGCAGTTGTGGCGCTATCCGGTCAAATCCATGCGCGGCGAACTACTCTTGTCCACACGTTTCGAGCGCGGCGGCATTCCGTTCGACCGCCGCTATGCGCTTCTCGACGAAACCCCGCAATCGGCCCATCGCGGCAAAGCCACTACCGCAACCCAATTTCCGGCTATGCTCGGATACGGAGCTCGCGTCACTGACGACTCGGTCGTCGTTCGCCTGCCGGACGGCGCTGTGACCGGCATCACCGAGGCGGCGGTTGCGGAGCGCCTCTCACAGGACACCGGTCTTCGCTTGGCGCTGATCGACGCACCGGACGGCACTAACCACGACGAAGCCGATGTCCTGGTCATCAACGAAGCCTCGGTCCGCCAACTCGCGCTCGAGTGGGGACAGCCCGTCGACGCGCGCCGGTTCAGGCCGAACGTCGTCGTCGGTGGCGGCAGCGCGTTTGAGGAAGAAGCGTGGGTCGGACGCAAGCTCCGTGTGGGCAGCACCGTGCTGGACGTCGCATCGTCGTGCGTCCGCTGCTCGATAACAAACGTGGATCCCGAAACGCTTGCCTCCGATCCCTCGTTTCTAAAGATGATAGCGCAGTTGCACCGCGCATGTTTTGGTGTGTACTGCGCGGTCTCCGAGCCGGGATATGCCGGCGTCGGCGACGAGTGCGCGCTGTTGCCCGCAGGGGCATAA
- a CDS encoding cupredoxin family copper-binding protein: MSDSRNPMRAALAATAIVAAVLTFAVTGRTDPMSQATATPGPTAAPVAVKITNFAFSPQKVVIPVGGSVTWTNNDDVAHTATATDSSFDSGNLANGQSWTKTFTKAGKYSYICTYHPNMTGTIIVQAPASPSP; the protein is encoded by the coding sequence ATGTCCGATTCTCGCAACCCGATGCGCGCCGCGCTCGCCGCGACGGCGATCGTCGCCGCTGTACTGACCTTCGCGGTCACCGGTCGCACCGATCCAATGAGTCAGGCCACCGCCACCCCAGGGCCCACGGCCGCGCCGGTCGCCGTGAAAATAACCAACTTCGCGTTTTCACCGCAAAAGGTCGTCATTCCGGTCGGCGGGTCGGTGACATGGACCAACAACGACGACGTCGCTCACACGGCCACCGCAACCGACAGCAGCTTCGATTCCGGAAATTTGGCCAATGGCCAATCGTGGACCAAGACGTTTACCAAGGCCGGAAAATACTCGTACATCTGCACGTATCATCCTAATATGACCGGCACGATCATCGTACAGGCGCCGGCTTCGCCGTCTCCGTAG